One genomic region from Rosa rugosa chromosome 1, drRosRugo1.1, whole genome shotgun sequence encodes:
- the LOC133710069 gene encoding probable disease resistance protein At5g66900 has protein sequence MVNPVDKLFDELYIVFKDLIKKNIEFKGKLEGIEAKLEALKPVIRDMVQNNEVLDRSRKELTGLTGVMESGIKLIGKCSKFRVWKVFKKYKYANELIEWEKSLESELVILNVQTGRDVKDIAREVKENAGVAKETADRLKNVETLVETIEEKLDRIVIQNQPGEPKAWMSTEVPELPRLTVGLDKHLKELKMKLLKDGGSMLVITAPGGSGKTTLAKMFYHDHEVKDKFTKNIFVTVSTKSNYIVVQELCQKLGSQESTFPNEDGPFSWLKEFLKETSQIPLLLILDDVWSKSESLLEKFNELSIQSNFSILVTSRSSFPSFGSQYPLNALTHKDAMTLFRHSAIRGDKSYNVPENLQDKIVRRCKGCPLAIEVVGKSLCGKFTESWLKKLSDWSKGASIFDTETEVLLCLKSSLDALDEKDQTIKKCFLDLGAFPEDQRIPAVALIDMWAELYGLDEDFLSIQYLQELSSRSLANLVVTRKEKMEADGYYSEHFVSQHDVLRDLAIFQAKLDPNKTRLILDKCGDKVPKKLTEQNQSFQTRILSISSDGVFSTDMHKIQLSDVEVLVLNFQSENHALPKFVGDMKNLKVLIVTNNGSLPAELSNFQLLDSLPNLKRIRLERISIPSITKNCIQLKSVKKISLFMCSVQFVRLDLK, from the exons ATGGTCAATCCAGTGGATAAACTTTTCGATGAGCTGTACATTGTCTTTAAAGACCTCATCAAGAAGAATATTGAATTTAAAGGGAAACTTGAAGGCATCGAAGCCAAGCTAGAAGCTCTAAAGCCGGTGATCCGAGACATGGTGCAGAATAATGAGGTATTAGATCGCTCAAGGAAGGAACTAACAGGTTTAACTGGAGTTATGGAGTCTGGCATTAAGCTCATTGGCAAGTGCTCAAAGTTTCGGGTGTGGAAGGTCTTCAAGAAGTACAAATACGCCAACGAACTTATTGAATGGGAGAAAAGTCTAGAAAGTGAGTTAGTTATACTGAACGTGCAGACCGGCAGGGATGTGAAGGACATTGCAAGAGAGGTGAAGGAGAATGCAGGGGTTGCAAAGGAGACTGCAGATAGGTTGAAGAATGTGGAGACTTTGGTAGAGACTATAGAGGAGAAATTGGACCGAATTGTGATACAAAATCAACCTGGGGAACCTAAAGCCTGGATGAGTACTGAAGTACCTGAGCTTCCACGTTTGACAGTGGGACTGGACAAGCATTTGAAGGAATTGAAGATGAAGCTTCTTAAGGATGGCGGGTCAATGCTTGTAATAACAGCTCCTGGAGGGTCTGGCAAAACCACTTTGGCTAAAATGTTTTATCATGATCATGAGGTCAAAG ATAAATTCACCAAGAACATCTTTGTTACTGTTTCAACAAAGTCCAACTACATTGTTGTGCAAGAACTATGTCAAAAGTTGGGTTCCCAGGAATCGACATTCCCAAATGAAGATGGTCCATTCAGCTGGCTGAAGGAATTTCTGAAGGAAACCTCACAAATTCCTTTGCTTCTCATCCTGGATGATGTTTGGTCTAAATCAGAATCCCTTCTTGAGAAGTTTAATGAACTGAGTAT ACAATCAAATTTCAGTATCTTGGTGACATCAAGATCTTCATTTCCAAGTTTTGGTTCTCAATATCCTTTAAATGCATTGACTCACAAAGATGCGATGACTCTTTTTCGGCATTCAGCAATCCGGGGAGATAAGAGCTATAATGTTCCAGAAAATCTTCAGGACAAG ATAGTAAGGCGTTGTAAGGGATGTCCACTTGCTATTGAAGTGGTCGGAAAATCTCTCTGTGGAAAATTTACAGAATCATGGCTTAAAAAACTAAGCGACTGGTCCAAAGGTGCTTCTATTTTTGATACCGAGACTGAAGTGCTTCTTTGCCTCAAAAGTAGCTTAGACGCCTTGGATGAAAAAGATCAAACTATCAAGAAATGCTTTTTGGACCTGGGTGCATTTCCTGAAGATCAAAGAATCCCAGCTGTTGCTCTGATTGATATGTGGGCAGAGTTATACGGCCTAGATGAAGATTTTCTTTCCATTCAATACCTCCAGGAGCTTTCCAGCCGAAGCCTGGCTAATCTTGTAGTCACAAG GAAGGAAAAGATGGAGGCGGATGGATACTACAGTGAACACTTTGTCTCCCAGCATGATGTGCTCAGGGATCTAGCTATCTTCCAAGCGAAATTAGATCCAAATAAAACGAGGCTGATTTTAGACAAATGTGGAGACAAAGTACCTAAGAAGTTGACAGAACAGAATCAATCCTTTCAGACTCGCATATTATCCATCTCCTCTG ATGGAGTCTTCTCAACAGACATGCACAAGATTCAACTTTCAGATGTTGAGGTTCTAGTTTTGAATTTTCAGTCAGAGAACCATGCTTTACCCAAATTTGTGGGGGACATGAAAAACTTGAAGGTCCTAATAGTCACAAATAATGGTTCCTTGCCAGCTGAATTGAGTAACTTTCAACTACTGGATTCCTTGCCAAATCTGAAGAGAATCAGACTAGAGCGAATTTCAATTCCTTCCATAACCAAGAATTGCATACAGTTGAAGAGTGTAAAGAAGATCTCTTTATTCATGTGtagt GTTCAATTTGTTCGTCTAGACTTGAAATGA
- the LOC133720110 gene encoding uncharacterized protein LOC133720110, with amino-acid sequence MSNEPRLDFPMLDSTGSDYHSWVTDVENHLTSKGILPIIQAPNPDLVFIRTSAKNAQAVILMRRHMDKTLRLEYMSIKDARELWVALEERFGNVQDSLLPDLKVQWNNLRFADFKSVTDYNLEALRLQSMLRFCGQPVTEQELIEKTLSTFPVSAIVVSKQYRTEVNAGRITRFHQLINIISVAEKHDNILVRNYNSRPIGTKSVHEANYNAPKGGRKERNPNKGHEGRMGPYNRPNQEGNRKFGVDTRGGHATRGRGGRGIPSRNGGAMGRGGGTNPPRERPQRAQRAPQLKGGNHNDECHRCGSIEHWFKQCKASEELAARYMAYRDMREQEVYLAEEEEDGGDVNLTIEDFKAEDELHMDATDFD; translated from the coding sequence atgtcgaatgaacctagactcgactttcccatgcttgactcaacaggctcggattaccacagttgggtaaccgatgttgagaaccatctcacttcaaagggaatattacccataatccaggcacctaacccggatcttgtgttcaTCAGAACATCTGCAAAGAatgctcaagcagttatcttgatgcgacgtcatatggacaaaacactcagattggagtatatgtcgattaaggatgcaagagagctatgggtagcgctagaagagcgttttggcaatgtccaagattccctcctccctgacttgaaggttcaatggaacaatctgcgctttgctgacttcaagtctgttacTGATTACAATTTAGAAGCTCTTCGCTTACAATCCATGTTGAGattctgtggacaacctgtcacagagcaagagttaattgagaaaactctctccaccttccccgtttcagccattgtggtatcaaagcaataccgtactgaggtcaatgctggacggatcacgaggtttcatcagcttatcaatatcatatctgtagctgagaaacatgataatatactcgtgaggaattataattcaaggcccattggaactaagagcgttcatgaggcgaattataatgcacccaaaggagggcgcaaggagcggaaccctaataagggacatgagggacgtatgggcccatataaccgccctaaccaggaaggaaaccgcaagtttggtgtggatacacgtggtggtcatgctacacgtgggagagggggtcgtggTATCCCTAGCCGTAATGGTGGcgccatgggtcgtggtggtggcaccaaccctcctagggaacgcccgcaacgtgcacaacgtgcacctcaattaaagggaggcaaccacaatgatgagtgtcatcgatgtggatcaattgagcattggttcaagcaatgcaaggcaagcgaggAACTAGCTGCAAGATACATGGCATATAGGGACatgagagagcaagaagtgtaccttgcagaagaagaagaagatggtggagatgtcaatctcaccatagaggacttcaaagctgaagatgaattGCACATGGATGcaacagactttgattag
- the LOC133710148 gene encoding probable disease resistance protein At5g66890: MDRPLSISLDVSDAICDLAELSGDLSDLIELRKLSITHCHKLSALPEEIGKLIKLVVLRLKSCTDLVTFPSSIKNLEMLQFLDISDCFSIKELPDDIGEISTLEKINMRHCSRLKDLPPSVSDLEQL; this comes from the exons ATGGATCgacctctctcaatctctctcgatGTTTCTGATGCAATCTG TGATTTGGCGGAATTGTCTGGTGATCTCAGTGATCTGATTGAGCTAAGGAAGCTCAGTATCACCCACTGTCATAAGCTATCTGCCTTGCCTGAAGAGATAGGAAAGTTGATTAAATTGGTAGTGTTGAGGCTAAAGTCTTGTACGGACTTGGTAACATTTCCATCCTCAATTAAGAACCTCGAAATGTTGCAGTTTCTGGACATATCTGATTGCTTCAGCATCAAGGAGTTGCCTGACGACATTGGTGAAATCAGCACTTTAGAAAAGATCAATATGAGACATTGCTCTAGACTGAAAGATCTACCTCCATCAGTTTCTGATCTCGAGCAACTATGA